One window of Chloroflexus aggregans DSM 9485 genomic DNA carries:
- a CDS encoding molybdopterin biosynthesis protein, producing MSKRRYYLEDRALDEAITRFEATLARTGGVHLLDSETIPLAQARGRITAAPVWAARSVPHYHAAAMDGIAVRAAATAGATESSPLTLTLGEQVVWVDTGDPMPPGTDAVVMAENVQVLDETTVAINAAVVPWQHVRPLGEDIVATELIVAEGVVLRPVDLGAIAAAGYATVTVRRRPRVAIIPTGTELITPEAAAAREAAGQPVQPGEIIEFNSLILAGLVEEWGGVPTRLPPVPDRQELLRAAVAEALADHDVIVINAGSSAGSEDYTASIIAEFGEVAVHGVAIRPGHPVILGVAGGKPAFGLPGYPVSAVLTAELFLRPLLYRLQGLTPTERPKATAYISRKLLSPMGEDEFVRVTLGRVDGRLIATPLSRGAGVVTSLIRADAIAHIPRFSEGLHAGAEVTVELLRPQAEIESTIVAIGSHDLALDLLAGYLQRTGAGRRLSSANVGSFGGLMALKRRDAHLAGVHLLDEETGEYNVSYVRRYLPDEEIVLVHLADREQGFLVAPGNPLGLRTLADLTRSGVRFVNRQRGSGTRVLLDYQLRQAGIDPSAITGYEREEYTHMAVAAAVQSGAADVGLGIRAAAQALGLTFIPLFSEQYDLAIPRRHWESDLLAPLRQMLVEPAYRQAVAALGGYDVTRMGEIVAVRQALPH from the coding sequence ATGTCAAAACGACGCTACTACCTTGAAGATCGCGCTCTCGATGAGGCGATTACCCGCTTTGAAGCGACCCTCGCGCGTACCGGCGGGGTGCATCTGCTCGACAGCGAGACCATCCCGCTGGCTCAAGCCCGCGGACGGATTACCGCCGCGCCGGTGTGGGCCGCGCGTTCGGTGCCGCATTATCACGCCGCCGCGATGGACGGCATTGCCGTGCGCGCGGCTGCCACTGCCGGCGCGACCGAGTCGTCGCCGCTGACGCTCACCCTCGGCGAGCAGGTGGTGTGGGTAGATACCGGCGACCCGATGCCTCCCGGCACCGATGCGGTGGTGATGGCCGAGAATGTGCAGGTGCTCGATGAGACAACGGTGGCGATCAATGCTGCGGTGGTGCCGTGGCAACACGTGCGCCCGCTAGGTGAAGATATTGTGGCGACAGAACTGATCGTCGCTGAGGGGGTGGTCTTGCGTCCGGTCGATCTCGGCGCGATTGCTGCCGCCGGTTACGCGACCGTCACCGTGCGACGCCGTCCGCGGGTGGCGATTATCCCTACCGGCACCGAGCTGATTACGCCGGAAGCCGCCGCCGCGCGCGAAGCGGCGGGCCAGCCGGTGCAGCCGGGTGAGATTATCGAGTTTAACTCGCTGATTCTTGCCGGTTTGGTTGAGGAGTGGGGCGGAGTGCCCACCCGCCTGCCGCCTGTTCCCGACCGGCAAGAGCTGTTGCGCGCGGCAGTGGCGGAAGCGCTGGCAGACCATGATGTGATTGTGATTAACGCCGGTTCATCCGCCGGTTCCGAAGACTATACTGCTTCGATCATCGCCGAGTTTGGCGAGGTGGCCGTGCATGGCGTCGCGATTCGCCCCGGCCATCCGGTTATCCTCGGCGTGGCCGGCGGCAAGCCCGCCTTTGGTTTGCCCGGCTACCCCGTCTCGGCAGTATTAACGGCGGAACTCTTCCTGCGCCCGTTGCTCTACCGGCTGCAAGGACTAACACCGACGGAACGGCCCAAGGCGACGGCGTATATTAGCCGCAAGCTGCTTTCGCCCATGGGGGAAGATGAGTTTGTGCGCGTGACGTTGGGCCGGGTAGACGGGAGGCTGATCGCGACGCCGCTCTCGCGCGGGGCCGGTGTGGTAACATCGCTAATCCGAGCCGACGCGATCGCCCATATTCCCCGCTTTTCCGAAGGGTTGCACGCTGGTGCCGAAGTAACAGTCGAGCTGCTACGCCCACAGGCCGAGATCGAGTCTACTATCGTCGCAATTGGCAGCCACGATCTAGCCCTTGACCTCTTGGCCGGCTATCTGCAACGCACCGGCGCAGGCCGCCGGCTCAGCTCGGCCAACGTGGGCAGTTTCGGCGGCTTGATGGCGCTCAAGCGCCGTGACGCGCACCTTGCCGGGGTGCATCTGCTCGATGAAGAGACCGGCGAGTATAACGTGTCGTATGTGCGGCGGTACCTGCCCGATGAAGAGATTGTGCTGGTGCATCTGGCCGATCGCGAACAGGGCTTTCTGGTGGCACCGGGCAACCCGCTGGGATTGCGCACGCTCGCTGATCTCACCCGCAGCGGGGTGCGCTTCGTCAACCGGCAACGCGGATCAGGCACGCGGGTGCTGCTCGATTACCAACTGCGCCAAGCGGGAATTGACCCTAGCGCCATCACCGGCTACGAACGCGAAGAGTATACGCACATGGCGGTTGCGGCGGCGGTGCAGAGCGGCGCGGCCGATGTCGGCCTCGGCATTCGCGCCGCTGCCCAAGCCTTGGGCCTGACCTTCATTCCGCTCTTTAGCGAACAGTACGACCTCGCCATTCCGCGTCGCCATTGGGAGAGCGATTTGTTGGCACCGCTCCGGCAAATGTTGGTTGAACCCGCCTACCGGCAGGCGGTTGCGGCGTTGGGAGGGTATGACGTCACCCGTATGGGGGAAATAGTAGCGGTGAGGCAAGCCTTACCGCATTAG
- the menH gene encoding 2-succinyl-6-hydroxy-2,4-cyclohexadiene-1-carboxylate synthase — translation MKLLLNGVEWYVELTGEGPPLLLLHGFTGSGQTWQPLAPTLAEHHTLIIVDLIGHGRSDAPADPARYVIEQCVADLLTLLDHLRVERVDLCGYSMGGRIGLLLTAGALARVRRQILIGASPGLADPAERAARLASDEALAQRIEQEGLEWFVDYWAAQPIFASQQRLPVEVRAAQRAQRLAGSARGYANALRGMSVGRQPSLWAALPVMTTPTLLITGALDTKFCAIAERIVALMPHARHLIVPDAGHAAQIEQPEMVGRLISDFLAEATD, via the coding sequence GTGAAGCTTCTCCTTAACGGTGTTGAATGGTATGTCGAATTGACCGGTGAGGGGCCGCCGTTACTGTTGTTGCACGGTTTTACCGGGAGTGGGCAGACGTGGCAACCGTTGGCGCCAACGTTGGCCGAGCATCATACACTGATCATCGTTGATCTGATCGGACATGGACGGAGTGATGCGCCTGCCGATCCGGCCCGTTATGTGATTGAGCAGTGTGTCGCCGATCTGCTGACGCTCCTCGATCATTTGCGTGTCGAACGGGTGGATCTGTGCGGTTATTCGATGGGAGGGCGGATCGGGTTGTTGTTGACAGCCGGTGCGCTGGCGCGGGTGAGGCGGCAGATTTTAATCGGTGCTTCACCGGGATTAGCCGATCCGGCCGAGCGGGCTGCTCGGCTGGCGAGTGATGAGGCGTTGGCCCAACGGATCGAGCAGGAAGGGCTGGAGTGGTTTGTCGATTATTGGGCGGCGCAGCCGATCTTTGCATCGCAACAACGGTTGCCGGTGGAGGTACGGGCGGCGCAGCGGGCACAGCGGTTGGCCGGGAGTGCGCGTGGGTATGCCAACGCGCTGCGCGGGATGAGCGTCGGGCGGCAACCATCGTTGTGGGCGGCATTGCCGGTCATGACAACGCCGACGCTGCTGATTACCGGTGCGCTCGATACCAAATTTTGTGCGATTGCCGAGCGGATAGTTGCGCTTATGCCGCACGCTCGTCATCTGATCGTGCCTGATGCCGGTCACGCGGCGCAGATCGAGCAACCGGAGATGGTTGGTAGGTTGATCAGCGATTTTCTTGCTGAAGCGACAGACTGA
- a CDS encoding ACT domain-containing protein, translating into MSGETDVATLLATMQPVLHAEAYVFCTITPRELAGLAATPLGLVHEHEGVIVIVTAQEARQHEVGR; encoded by the coding sequence GTGTCCGGTGAAACTGATGTGGCTACGCTCCTCGCGACGATGCAGCCGGTTTTGCACGCAGAAGCGTACGTCTTCTGCACCATCACCCCGCGCGAGCTAGCCGGATTGGCGGCAACTCCGCTCGGCCTCGTTCACGAGCACGAGGGCGTGATCGTCATTGTGACCGCCCAAGAAGCGCGACAACATGAGGTAGGGCGGTAA
- a CDS encoding molybdopterin molybdotransferase MoeA, which translates to MPELFQVVTIAEANARLSAHISPLARRESLPLHAALDRVLAEALHSPVDLPAFPRSTMDGFAVRAADTYGASESLPAYLTLCGEVPMGRAPNFTVGPGQAALIHTGGMLPPGSDSVVMIEHTQYLDATTIEVVRPVAIGENVIPIGEDVKRGELLFPRGHRLRPQDLGGLAGVGIVNVPVVERPQVAILASGDEVVPADAEVAAGQVRDINSYTIAALVRRAGGEPILCGIAPDDPAVLERMARAALEAADMLVLSAGSSVSARDHTVKAIESLGAPGVLVHGVAIHPGKPTIIAAAGNRPIFGLPGNPVSAMIAFGLFVAPALRRLQGIPDADPLALQAVLTLNIPSKPGREDFVPVRLERRDGVLYAEPVFGKSNLIYTMAHADGLVRVPLDLTGLYAGTTVDITLF; encoded by the coding sequence ATGCCTGAACTGTTTCAGGTAGTGACGATTGCCGAGGCCAATGCTCGCCTCAGCGCGCACATCAGCCCACTGGCCCGCCGCGAGTCGCTGCCGCTGCACGCGGCCCTCGACCGGGTGCTGGCCGAAGCATTGCATTCGCCGGTTGATTTGCCGGCCTTTCCGCGTTCAACTATGGATGGATTCGCGGTGCGCGCTGCCGATACCTACGGCGCCAGCGAGAGCCTGCCCGCCTACCTGACCCTCTGCGGCGAGGTGCCAATGGGCCGCGCGCCGAACTTCACCGTCGGCCCCGGCCAAGCGGCGCTGATCCATACCGGCGGTATGCTCCCCCCCGGCAGCGATAGCGTGGTAATGATCGAGCATACCCAATATCTCGATGCCACCACGATTGAAGTGGTGCGGCCCGTCGCGATCGGCGAAAACGTGATCCCAATCGGTGAGGATGTCAAGCGCGGCGAGTTGCTCTTCCCGCGCGGTCACCGCCTCCGCCCGCAAGATCTCGGTGGCCTCGCCGGCGTTGGCATCGTCAATGTGCCGGTGGTCGAGCGGCCACAAGTGGCGATTCTCGCCTCCGGCGACGAAGTGGTGCCCGCCGATGCCGAGGTCGCGGCGGGGCAAGTGCGCGACATCAATAGCTACACCATCGCTGCGCTGGTGCGCCGCGCCGGCGGCGAGCCAATCCTGTGCGGCATCGCTCCTGATGATCCGGCGGTGCTGGAGCGTATGGCGCGCGCGGCGCTGGAAGCCGCCGATATGCTGGTACTCTCCGCCGGCAGCTCGGTCAGCGCGCGCGACCATACCGTTAAAGCGATCGAGTCACTCGGCGCTCCGGGGGTGCTGGTACATGGCGTGGCCATTCACCCCGGCAAACCCACCATCATCGCCGCCGCCGGCAACCGCCCGATCTTTGGCTTGCCCGGCAACCCGGTGTCGGCAATGATCGCTTTCGGCCTCTTCGTCGCCCCGGCCCTGCGCCGCCTGCAAGGCATACCCGACGCCGATCCACTGGCTCTCCAAGCCGTGCTGACCCTCAATATACCTTCCAAGCCGGGCCGCGAAGACTTTGTGCCGGTGCGGCTGGAACGGCGCGACGGGGTGCTCTACGCCGAGCCGGTCTTTGGTAAGTCGAATCTGATCTACACCATGGCCCACGCCGATGGGCTTGTGCGGGTACCGCTCGATCTGACCGGATTGTACGCTGGGACAACAGTTGACATTACGTTGTTCTGA
- a CDS encoding o-succinylbenzoate--CoA ligase: MMMYLPDWLARQSLLRPHHPALIGAEATYTFAELDRWVSVVADRLRQRVPVGSRVALLARNRLAYAAVVHAAPRAGVTLVLLNTRLTPAELAFQVRDSAPSLLIAEAELSTKIHEAAYGVPIVTLEELTAPTTTISPSPAPPIDLAAPHTIIYTSGTTGQPKGAILTAGNHWWNAVGSMLNLGLHDDDRWLAVLPLFHVGGLSILLRGVIYGIPVVLHERFDPALVKRDLAEQRITIVSLVAVMLQRLLIVDSTPFPAHLRCVLLGGGPVPQTLLEQCAARGIPVTQTYGMTEAASQAATLAPAEALQRLGSAGKPLLPVELRIVRSDGSEAAAGEVGEICLRGPTLSPGYLGMPSRRPDEWFRTGDMGYLDADGYLYVVDRRSDLIIAGGENIYPAEVEAALLSHPAVVEVGVVGLSDPEWGQRPVAAVVVRFPVTAESLIAHCRERLAGYKVPRTIVFVDELPRTAAGKLRRHQLREWMLERGVTA; encoded by the coding sequence ATGATGATGTATCTTCCCGACTGGCTAGCCCGGCAATCACTACTCCGGCCACACCATCCGGCGTTGATCGGTGCTGAAGCGACATATACGTTTGCCGAGCTTGATCGCTGGGTCAGTGTGGTGGCGGATCGGTTGCGCCAAAGGGTACCGGTCGGGTCGCGGGTTGCTTTGCTGGCCCGTAACCGGTTGGCGTATGCCGCAGTAGTGCATGCTGCACCACGGGCAGGTGTGACGCTTGTTTTGCTCAATACTCGTCTGACACCTGCTGAGCTTGCCTTTCAAGTGCGTGATAGCGCACCATCTTTGCTGATCGCCGAAGCTGAACTTTCGACCAAAATACACGAAGCAGCGTATGGCGTGCCGATTGTTACGCTTGAGGAGCTGACTGCACCGACAACAACAATTTCACCTTCACCGGCTCCGCCAATCGACCTCGCGGCTCCGCATACGATCATCTACACTTCGGGAACGACCGGGCAGCCGAAGGGTGCGATTCTGACCGCCGGCAACCATTGGTGGAATGCAGTCGGCTCGATGCTCAACCTTGGCCTGCACGACGATGACCGTTGGCTGGCGGTGCTACCGCTTTTTCACGTTGGTGGGTTGAGTATATTGCTGCGTGGTGTTATTTATGGCATACCGGTCGTGTTGCATGAGCGGTTCGATCCGGCGTTGGTTAAGCGCGATCTTGCCGAGCAGCGTATCACGATTGTCTCACTCGTTGCCGTGATGCTCCAACGATTGCTCATAGTTGATTCCACACCGTTTCCTGCTCACTTGCGCTGCGTCTTGCTTGGTGGTGGTCCGGTGCCGCAAACGTTGCTCGAACAGTGTGCCGCGCGCGGAATTCCGGTCACGCAGACGTATGGTATGACTGAAGCGGCTTCGCAGGCGGCAACGCTCGCGCCCGCCGAGGCATTGCAACGACTCGGGTCGGCGGGTAAGCCGTTGTTGCCGGTTGAACTGCGGATCGTTCGGTCGGATGGGAGCGAGGCTGCTGCCGGAGAAGTGGGGGAAATTTGCTTGCGTGGACCAACGCTGTCGCCAGGGTATCTGGGGATGCCGTCGCGTCGGCCTGATGAGTGGTTCCGTACCGGCGATATGGGCTATCTCGATGCTGATGGTTATCTCTATGTGGTTGACCGACGCAGTGACTTGATCATTGCCGGTGGTGAGAATATCTATCCTGCCGAAGTTGAAGCTGCGCTCCTCAGTCATCCGGCTGTGGTCGAAGTGGGAGTGGTTGGGTTGTCCGACCCGGAGTGGGGGCAGCGTCCGGTAGCCGCAGTCGTTGTGCGCTTCCCGGTCACGGCTGAGAGTTTAATAGCCCACTGTCGTGAACGTCTCGCCGGTTATAAAGTGCCGCGCACCATTGTGTTTGTCGATGAGCTACCTCGTACTGCGGCAGGCAAACTGCGTCGTCACCAACTCCGGGAATGGATGCTGGAGCGCGGTGTGACCGCATGA
- the menB gene encoding 1,4-dihydroxy-2-naphthoyl-CoA synthase, which translates to MPIEWVKVRDYTDIIYEHDAAGEGIAKITINRPEKRNAFRPETVNELIDAFSHARDDERIGVILFTGAGDKAFCSGGDQSVRGIGGYVGKDQIPRLNVLDLQRLIRIIPKPVIALVAGYAIGGGHVLHVVCDLTIAADNAIFGQTGPKVGSFDGGYGSNLLARMVGDKKAREIWYLCRQYTAQQALEMGLVNAVVPLERLEDEGVQWAREILEKSPLAIRMLKASINAAADGYAGLQQLAGDATLLYYLTEEAQEGKQAFLEKRKPNFRRFRRYP; encoded by the coding sequence ATGCCAATCGAGTGGGTCAAAGTTCGCGATTATACCGACATTATTTACGAGCACGACGCGGCCGGTGAGGGGATTGCCAAGATTACCATCAATCGGCCTGAAAAGCGTAATGCGTTTCGTCCCGAAACGGTGAACGAGCTGATCGATGCCTTTTCGCACGCTCGTGACGACGAGCGGATTGGGGTGATCTTGTTTACCGGTGCCGGTGATAAAGCATTCTGTTCGGGTGGCGATCAGAGTGTGCGTGGTATCGGCGGTTATGTGGGCAAAGATCAAATTCCGCGGCTGAATGTGCTCGATTTGCAACGGCTGATCCGGATCATTCCTAAGCCGGTGATTGCGTTGGTGGCCGGGTATGCGATCGGTGGCGGTCATGTGTTGCATGTGGTGTGCGACCTGACTATCGCTGCCGATAACGCGATTTTTGGGCAGACTGGGCCGAAGGTAGGTAGTTTTGATGGTGGGTATGGCTCGAACCTGCTGGCCCGTATGGTCGGTGATAAGAAAGCGCGTGAGATTTGGTATTTGTGCCGGCAGTATACTGCGCAACAGGCGTTGGAGATGGGGTTGGTGAATGCGGTGGTTCCGCTCGAACGGCTTGAAGATGAAGGCGTGCAGTGGGCGCGCGAGATTCTGGAGAAGAGTCCGCTGGCTATCCGCATGCTGAAGGCGAGTATCAACGCTGCGGCCGATGGGTATGCCGGCTTGCAGCAGTTGGCCGGTGATGCGACGCTGCTTTACTACCTGACCGAGGAGGCACAGGAGGGTAAGCAGGCATTTCTCGAGAAGCGAAAGCCGAACTTCCGCCGTTTCCGGCGCTATCCGTGA
- a CDS encoding ubiquitin-like small modifier protein 1 → MQVNFYATLRPIVGGRTVEFQVGEHVTVKQLVDVIVERFPRLRKELLNEDGNLYPHVHVFINGRDAPYLPNGVETVIKPGDTVDIFPAIAGG, encoded by the coding sequence ATGCAAGTGAATTTCTATGCGACTCTGCGCCCGATCGTCGGTGGCCGGACGGTAGAGTTCCAAGTTGGCGAGCATGTGACGGTGAAACAACTGGTTGATGTCATCGTCGAGCGGTTTCCGCGCCTGCGCAAAGAGCTGCTCAACGAAGACGGCAACCTCTACCCGCACGTGCATGTGTTTATCAATGGCCGCGATGCGCCGTACCTGCCCAATGGCGTCGAGACGGTGATCAAGCCGGGTGATACGGTTGATATTTTTCCCGCCATCGCCGGCGGGTGA
- a CDS encoding aldehyde ferredoxin oxidoreductase family protein: MALGGYANRVAHVDLTAGTVEYRGIPEDWARKYVGARGLGVRYMLENGPQVDPLSPDNLLCFMNGPLTGTEANMSGRMAIVTKSPLTGTVTDSHHGGWSAARLRWAGFDGLVVKGKASSPVYLYVHDGIVEIMDASEVWGKGIHDTVKFFRERYGEKDLSVIAIGPAGENLVKFACWVNENDRASGRGGTGCVGGSKLLKAVVIKSAKQMPKAANLDAWKPAHKRALATIMDERNITSPRKGGLSVYGTNVLMNITSAMGALPTKNSMVTSFGPNAEKISGEYVKEHILVNDPTCHACPVACKKEVEIKEGPWKGLRMESVEYEPAWSLGANCGNDDINTVAKLIDMCNDYGMDAIELGHPLSVYMEATERGYTNGADGLAWGDTMAMVEMARKIAMREGIGNVMADGTEATARYFGHPELAMTVKGQGVPAYDPRGLKGMGIAYATSNRGACHLRAYTPAAELGVMPFGSLKVDPLAWKGKGELVKIFQDVHAFSDSLDLCKFSAFAESPEEYAAQYAAMVGVECTPEDVLKIGERIYNLERYYNNLAGFREGSDYLPARFTQEPSTMPGSEGHVCELDEMLAEYYAARGWVNGVVPESKLRELGIID; encoded by the coding sequence ATGGCTCTTGGCGGGTACGCAAACCGAGTCGCCCATGTCGATCTGACGGCTGGAACGGTGGAATATCGCGGCATTCCCGAAGACTGGGCGCGCAAGTATGTTGGCGCGCGTGGGCTTGGGGTGCGCTATATGCTCGAGAATGGCCCGCAGGTTGATCCACTCTCGCCCGATAACCTGCTCTGCTTTATGAACGGCCCGCTGACTGGCACTGAAGCGAATATGAGCGGGCGGATGGCGATCGTGACTAAGTCGCCCCTGACCGGCACCGTCACCGATAGCCATCACGGCGGTTGGTCGGCGGCGCGGCTGCGCTGGGCCGGCTTTGACGGCCTGGTGGTGAAGGGCAAGGCCAGCAGCCCGGTCTACCTATACGTGCATGATGGCATCGTCGAGATTATGGATGCCTCGGAGGTCTGGGGCAAAGGCATTCACGATACGGTCAAGTTCTTCCGCGAGCGCTACGGCGAGAAGGATCTGAGCGTGATCGCGATCGGCCCCGCCGGTGAGAATCTGGTCAAGTTTGCCTGCTGGGTCAACGAGAACGACCGCGCCAGCGGGCGCGGCGGCACCGGCTGCGTCGGCGGCAGCAAGTTGCTCAAGGCGGTGGTGATCAAGTCAGCCAAACAGATGCCCAAGGCGGCCAACCTCGATGCGTGGAAGCCGGCCCACAAGCGCGCCCTCGCCACGATCATGGATGAGCGCAACATCACGAGCCCGCGTAAGGGTGGTCTCTCGGTCTACGGCACCAATGTATTGATGAACATTACTAGCGCAATGGGGGCGTTGCCCACTAAGAACAGCATGGTCACCTCGTTTGGCCCCAACGCCGAGAAGATTAGCGGTGAGTATGTCAAGGAGCATATTCTGGTCAATGACCCGACCTGTCACGCTTGCCCGGTGGCCTGTAAGAAAGAGGTCGAGATCAAAGAGGGGCCGTGGAAGGGTCTCCGCATGGAGAGCGTCGAGTACGAGCCGGCGTGGTCGCTCGGTGCGAACTGCGGCAACGATGATATTAACACCGTCGCCAAGCTGATCGATATGTGCAACGACTACGGTATGGACGCCATCGAGCTGGGCCATCCGCTTTCGGTGTACATGGAAGCGACCGAGCGTGGCTATACCAACGGCGCTGACGGCTTGGCGTGGGGCGACACGATGGCGATGGTCGAGATGGCGCGCAAGATTGCTATGCGCGAGGGGATCGGCAATGTGATGGCCGATGGCACCGAGGCAACGGCGCGGTATTTTGGCCACCCCGAATTGGCGATGACGGTGAAGGGCCAAGGCGTGCCGGCCTACGATCCACGTGGTCTGAAGGGTATGGGCATTGCCTACGCGACCAGCAACCGCGGCGCCTGCCACCTGCGCGCCTATACCCCCGCCGCTGAGCTAGGGGTGATGCCGTTCGGCTCGCTCAAGGTCGATCCGCTGGCGTGGAAGGGCAAGGGTGAGCTGGTGAAGATCTTCCAAGATGTTCACGCCTTCTCCGACAGCCTCGATCTGTGCAAGTTCAGCGCCTTCGCCGAAAGCCCCGAGGAGTACGCGGCCCAGTATGCGGCGATGGTCGGGGTTGAGTGTACGCCGGAAGATGTGCTCAAGATCGGCGAGCGCATCTACAACCTCGAGCGCTACTACAACAATCTGGCCGGTTTCCGCGAGGGCAGCGACTATTTGCCGGCTCGCTTCACCCAAGAGCCGTCAACTATGCCCGGTTCGGAAGGCCACGTCTGCGAGCTTGATGAGATGCTGGCCGAGTACTACGCGGCCCGCGGTTGGGTGAATGGCGTGGTGCCGGAGAGCAAGCTGCGCGAGCTGGGGATTATCGATTAA
- a CDS encoding 1,4-dihydroxy-2-naphthoate polyprenyltransferase, which produces MTSKAAPVGRPSQWQIWLMAARPATLPAAVVPVLVGSALAFSAGQFRPLVLLAALVGALFIQIGTNLANDYFDAKKGADTGERLGPPRVTQLGLLPAKTVLVAALVSFGIAALAGVYLIVVAGWPILVIGLLSIAAGILYTAGPFPLGYNGLGDLFTFVFFGLVAVIGTDYAHTGQFRWVALWASLPVAMLVTAILVVNNLRDAPTDRKAGKRTLAVIFGERFARSEFALLVLGAFVTLPLAWMWGGESPFTLLAWLTAPMALNLIDFVNRERGRALNKALVGTGRLHLLFGVLFAIGILV; this is translated from the coding sequence ATGACTAGCAAAGCAGCTCCGGTGGGACGACCGTCACAGTGGCAGATTTGGCTGATGGCTGCCCGCCCGGCAACATTGCCGGCGGCAGTTGTGCCGGTGCTGGTTGGCTCAGCACTGGCCTTTAGCGCCGGCCAGTTTCGGCCATTGGTTCTGCTGGCTGCCCTCGTAGGAGCGCTCTTCATTCAGATTGGGACCAATCTCGCCAACGATTATTTTGACGCTAAGAAAGGCGCCGATACCGGCGAGCGGCTTGGTCCGCCCCGGGTAACGCAGCTTGGCCTGTTACCGGCAAAGACGGTGTTGGTGGCTGCGCTGGTCAGTTTTGGGATTGCGGCGCTGGCCGGTGTTTATCTGATTGTGGTGGCCGGTTGGCCGATATTGGTGATCGGTCTGTTGTCGATTGCTGCCGGTATTCTCTATACGGCTGGCCCGTTTCCGCTTGGCTATAACGGTCTTGGTGATCTGTTTACTTTTGTCTTTTTTGGGTTGGTGGCCGTGATTGGGACCGACTACGCGCATACCGGTCAGTTCCGTTGGGTGGCACTGTGGGCGTCGTTACCGGTGGCGATGCTGGTGACGGCTATCTTGGTAGTGAATAATTTGCGTGATGCGCCGACCGACCGTAAGGCGGGTAAGCGGACGCTGGCCGTGATCTTCGGTGAACGTTTTGCGCGTAGTGAGTTTGCGTTGTTGGTACTTGGTGCGTTTGTGACGTTGCCACTGGCGTGGATGTGGGGTGGTGAGTCGCCGTTTACGCTGTTGGCGTGGCTGACTGCTCCAATGGCGCTGAACCTGATCGATTTCGTGAACCGTGAGCGGGGTCGGGCGCTGAATAAGGCGTTGGTGGGAACGGGACGGTTGCATCTCCTTTTTGGGGTCTTGTTTGCGATAGGAATACTTGTTTAA